Below is a genomic region from Mesorhizobium sp..
CTCGACGCCTATGGCGTGTCGTTCCACGTCGGCTCGCAGCAGACGAACCTCGACGCCTGGGACAAGGCGCTGGGCGACGCCAAGCGCGTGTTCTCGACGCTGGCCAACGAGGGCATCGTGCTCAAGATGGTCAACATGGGCGGCGGCTTCCCGACGCGCTACCTGAAGGACGTGCCGGCGGCGCAGGCCTACGGCCAGGCGATCTTCGAGGCGCTGTCGAAGCATTTCGGCAACCAGATCCCGGAGACGATCATCGAGCCGGGCCGCGGCATGGTCGGCAATGCGGGCGTCATCAAGTCGGAGGTCGTGCTGATCTCGAAGAAGTCGGCCAACGACAACGTGCGTTGGGTCTATCTCGACATCGGCAAGTTCGGCGGGCTGGCCGAGACGATGGACGAGGCGATCCGCTACCCGATCTCGACCGTGCATGACGGCGACGAGACCGCACCTTGCGTGCTCGCCGGCCCGACCTGCGATTCGGCCGACGTGATGTACGAGAAGACGCCCTATCCGATGCCGCTGTCGCTGACGATCGGCGACGAGGTGCTGATCGAGGGCACCGGCGCCTACACCACCACCTATTCGGCGGTGGCGTTCAACGGCTTCGAGCCGCTCAGGGCCTATGTGATCTGATTGTCTCCCTCCCCCTCGAGGGGAGGGTGGACAAGCGCCGAAGGCGATTGGACGGGTGGGGTCGTTGCGGCCGTGCCCGTCGTCGACCGGCCCCACCCGGCTCGCTCCGCTCGCCACCCTCCCCTCAAAGGGGAGGGATCACCACCCGCATGCAACTCTCGCTTTGGGGGTGCGTTGACGCACACCTGGAGATACTACCGTGAACGCAGTGCCTGCCCCCGCCTACGCCTTTTCCATCGTTTCCGAGACCGCCCGCGACATTGCCGCGCGCGAGGCGCTGCTCGACCGCGCCATGGGTCCGGGCCGCAAGCGCAAGTCGTCGGAGAAGATCCGCCGCGGGCGCCTGCCGGCACAGGGCCTGGCCTTCGTCGCGTGCGGCGAGGACGGGCGCGTGGTGGGAACGGTCAGGCTGTGGGATGTGGCGATGGAAACAGCCCCCTCATCCGGCGCTTCGCGCCACCTTCTCCCCGTGGGGGAGAAGGGGCTCGCGACGGATGCGCCCTCCTCTCCCCATCGGGGAGAGGGTGGCTCGCGCAGCGAGCCGGGTGAGGGGGTGTCGTGGGGCCGCGCCCTGCTGCTCGGCCCGCTGGCGGTCGAACCGTCGCTGAAGTCGGCCGGCATCGGCTCGGCGCTGATGCGTCACGCGATCGAAGAGGCTGCCCGGCTCGGTCATGGCGCGATCCTGCTCGTCGGCGACGCGCCGTACTACGCCCGCTTCGGCTTCTCGGCGGAGAAGACCGACCGGCTGGCAATGCCCGGACCCTACGAGAAGCACCGGTTCCTGGCGCTGGAGCTGAAGGCCGGCGCGCTCGACGGCGCACAGGGCGTGCTGAAGGCGGCGGGGCGGAAGGCCGAGACGGCGAAGGTGGCGTTGGCGGCGTAGGTTTCGCTCTTCAGACATGGCGATCGTATAGGAACCACCCCCACCCCTGACCCCTCCCCACAAGGGGGAGGGGAAGCCGGTAACGACCCGCGCCGATGGAATGACGCCGCTGTGATGGGAGCTTGACACAGATCTGATGCAGGCATTTATATAACTGCTTATATAAATGCCTATGGAGCTTCTGATGGTCGAAGATGTGGTGCGGGCGCTGGGGTTTCTGTGCCTCGGCACGCGGTTTCGCCGCATCGGCGAGCGGCTGCAGGCGGATACGCAGAAGATCATCGGCGCGTATGACGGGCCGGTGCAGCCGGCGCTGCATCCGCTGCTTGCCGCGCTCGACCGGCTCGGACCGCTCGGCATCGGCGAGATCTCCGAGGCGCTGGGGATCACTCAGCCCGGTGCGACGCGGTCGGTGTCGGAGCTCGCGAAGATGGGGCTGGTCGCGGCGCAGGCGCCGCCCGACGACCAGCGCCGGCGCGTGATCACGCTGACCGAGGCCGGCCGCGCGGCGGTGGAGCAGGCCAAGGCGGCGATCTGGCCGCGCATCGAGGCGGCGGTGGCGGACCTCTGCCGCGACCTGCCGGACGGGCTCCTGGCGCAACTGGCCGCGATCGAGGACCGGCTCGCCGAGCGGCCGCTGGCGCGGCGGCCGGAGGAGGAATGACGATGACGCATCTTCTCGACAGGCCGATCTGGACCTCGCTCCTGTCGCGCCATGCGGCGCTGGCCGAGGGCGGGCGGCTGGCCAAGCGCTACCCGGCCGACATGTCCGCCTTCGCGGCGGCCGGCGACGAGACGGCGGAGAGCATCGCGGCGCTCGGCGAGCTCGCGCAGCCGGGCGGGACGCTGCTGCTCGTGCAGAAAGAGACGCCGGTCCTGCCCGCCGGATACGCGGCGGAGGTTCGGGCAACACTCGTGCAAATGGTCGCGGGCGGCCCGGTCGCCTTCGCCGACGACGAGCGCATCCGCCCGCTCGGGCGCGCCGACGCGGCCGACATGCTGGAGCTTGCGACACTCACGAAGCCCGGGCCGTTCTCGCTGCGAGCGCAGGATTTCGGGCCGTTCTGGGGCATCCGAGAGAACGGCCGGCTGATCGCGATGGCCGGCCAGCGGATGGGGCAGGACGGGTTTCGCGAACTGAGCGGCGTCTGCACGCATCCGGACGCGCAGGGGCAGGGGCTCGGGCGGCTGATGTCGCTCCACGGCGCGCGGCAAATCCAGGAGGCGGGCGACACCGCCTACCTGCACGCCTACGCGACCAATGCCACGGCGATCAGGCTCTACGAGAGCATCGGGTTCCGGCTGCGCGAAACGATGAACATGGCGGTCATGCGCAACGTCGAATGAGGATTCCGCAATCACCGATTGCAATAGGGCAAGCCGCGTGCTTCACCTGTAGCAGGGTGGGCCTGCTCAGATGTTTGAAGTGCGGCGGACCGAAACGTTCAAGCGCTGGCTCGGCGCGCTGCGCGACGAAACGGCGCGTTTGCGGATCGAGGCCAGGATTTATCGACTGTCCAAAGGAAATGCCGGAGACGTCAAGGCTGTCGGCGAGGGCGTCTTCGAACTCAGGGTGGACCACGGTCCCGGCTACCGGGTCTATTTCATGCGACAGGCATTTTTCGTGGTGCTATTGTTAATTGGTGGCGACAAGAGCACGCAACGGAAAGATATTGCTGCCGCGATCGCCATGGCCAAGGAGCGCCGCCGATGACGGTCAAGACCACGCGCTGGGATGTGACTGAGAGTCTGGACACCGACGAGCGTATCGCCGGCTTCATCAAGGTCGCCCTGGAGGATGGCGGGGACGACCCGTGGATGGCCGCATCCCTTCTCGACGACATGGCGCGCGCCATTGGCATGAACGAAATCGCAAGGCGGACCGGTATCGCCCGCGAGTTGCTCTATCAAGCGCTCGATTCGCAGAACGATCACAAGAAGCCGACCGTCAGCGATATATTGGCGCGTGTCAGCGATAAGCTTGGCGCGAGAGTGAAGCACGAGGCGGCCGAATAGCCGCCTCGCGCACTTCCGTCCTCACACGATCTGGCTGAGCGCCATGGCGACCGACATGTCGCCGGCGACCTTGATCTTGCCGGTCATGAAGGCGGCGGTGGGGTTCAGTTCGCCGGCGATCAAATCCTTGAAGTCGTCCATGGAGATGGTGATCGTGCAGTCGGCGGGGGCGTCGGTGGTCGAGACGCTGGTGCCGTCGATGACGATCACGCCCTCGCCCTTCAGGTCGAACTTGACCGAACGGTCGAAGCCGCTGGCGGCAACCTTGTCCTTCATCTTCGCGGCGATGTCTTCAACGCTCATGGCGTCCTCCTCGGTTCGCATGGCGCGCCGGCCTGCGGTTGGTTGATGTTCGGCCCGTTCGCTCGGGGGCTGTCAGTGCATACCAGTCGTTTGACGTTTACGTCAACGTAGTCTAGCGTTTCGGCCACCTCGGGAGGAGGCCAATGGGATATCGCAGCATACTGCGACAGGACTGTTTCAGCGGACAGACAATCGTGGTGACGGGCGGCGGATCGGGCATCGGCCGCTGCGTCGCGCACGAGCTGGCGAGCCTCGGCGCGCATGTCGTCATCACCGGGCGCAAGCAGGACAAGCTCGACCGCGTGGTGGCTGAGATCGCCGAGGACGGCGGCTCGGCGGAGGCGCGCGCGTTCGACATCCGCGACGAGGAGGCGGTGAAGGCGGCGGTCGAATCGATCGTCTCGGCGCGGGGACGCATCGACGGGCTGGTCAACAATGCCGGCGGGCAGTTTCCCGCGCCGATGGAGACGATCTCCAAGAAGGGCTTCGACGCGGTCGTCGCCAACAACCTGACCGGCGGCTTCCTGGTGATGCGCGAGGTGTTTTCGCAGTCGATGCGGGCGCATGGCGGCGCCATCGTCAACATGGCCGCCGACATGTGGCGCGGCATGCCGGGCATGGCGCATTCGGGCGCGGCACGCGCCGGCATGGTCAATCTGACGAAGACGGCGGCCTACGAATGGGGGCCGGCCGGCGTGCGGGTCAACTGCGTGGCGCCTGGCTGGGTCGCCTCGTCGGGCATGGACACCTATGACGGGATGACCAAGGCGCTGATCCCGACGCTGAAGAAGCACGTGCCGCTGGGACGCATCGGGGTCGAGGCGGAAGTCTCGTCGGTGATCTGCTTCCTCTTGTCGCCGGCCGCGTCCTTTATCGCCGGCGTCACGGTTCCGATCGATGGCGGCGCGCCGCTCGGGTCGGCGCTGTTTCCCACGGCCAAGGGCAGGGGCACGGAGCCTTTCGACGGGTTCCACCGGGCGGTCGTGCCCGAGGTGCTGAGGGGCGGGGAGGGGTGATGGAACCTGTAGCACAAACGTCCCGCCCGACGCCTTCGGTCCCAGATCGGCGAGCAGCGTGCATCCCGCGCGTGGCGCGCGGCGGCCCCCTCACCCCGCCTCCGCTTCGCTCGGCGGACCTCTCCCCGAGGGGAGAGGAGGTGGCGGACGTCGGCGCATCTCCCCTTCTCCCCTCGGGGAGAAGGTGGCCGCGAAGCGGCCGGATGAGGGGGGAACCCGTGAGTTGCGACAAGGGTCGGTCGCGGACGGGTGGGGTGCGGCACTGGCGGCTGCGGCTTGCGCCGGGGGAGCTCGACTGATGCCGGTCCTCGCATCCGCTATCGATCCGCGCTCGCCCGCCTTCAAGGCCAATGCCGAGGCGATGGCGGGCAAGCTCGCCAAGGTGCGCGAGCTGGAGGAGCGGGTGCAGCAGAATTCGGCTGCGCGGCGCGAGACCTTCGAGAAGCGCGGGCAGATTCTTCCGCGCGAACGCGTCGAGAGGTTGCTCGACCGCGGCGCGCCGTTTCTCGAGATCTCGTCTCTCGCCGGCTACCGCATGCATGACGACGACGGCGGCAAGAACATCATGGGCGGCGGCTCGATCGCCGGCATCGGCGTCGTGTCGGGCAAGCGCGTGATGATCACGGCCAACGACAGCGGCATCAAGGGCGGGACGATCCCGCCGATGGGACTGAGGAAGGCGCTGCGACTGCAGGAGATCGCGCTGGAGAACAGGCTGCCGATCGTCTCGCTGGTCGAGAGCGGCGGGGCGAACCTGCTCTACCAGGCGGAGATGTTCGTCGAAGGCGGCCGCTCCTTCGCCAACCAGGCGCGGCTGTCGGCCGCCGGCATTCCGCAGATCGCCATCGTGCACGGCTCGTCGACGGCGGGCGGGGCCTACCTGCCCGGCCTGTCGGACTATGTCGTGCTGGTGAAGGGACGGTCCAAGATCTTCCTCGCCGGCCCGCCGCTGGTGAAGGCGGCGATCGGCGAGGACGCCAGCGACGAGGAGCTCGGCGGCGCCGACCTGCACGGCCGCGTCACCGGGCTCGGCGAATATGTCGCCGACGACGATGTGCAGGCGCTGGCGTTCGGCCGGCAGATCCTGCGCAACCTGAACTGGGATGAGGTCGCGGCTTCGCCGGGATCGAATGCTCCGCTGTTCGATGCGGACGAATTGCTGGGCATCGTGCCGGCTGACGACAAGGTTCCGTTCGACATGCGCGAGGTGATCGCGCGGATCGTCGACGGCTCGGACTTCCTCGAATTCAAGGCGGCCTACGGGTCCGAGACGGTGTGCGGCCACGCCGCCGTCGACGGACACCGGATCGGGATCATCGGCAATAACGGGCCGATCATGCCTGACGGCTCGACCAAGGCGGCGCAGTTCATCCAGCTCTGCGACCAGTCGGGCACGCCGCTGGTCTTCCTGCAGAACACGACCGGCTACATGGTGGGCAAACAGGCAGAAGCCGACGGAGCGATCAAGCACGGGTCGAAGATGATCCAGGCGGTGGCGAACGCGCGGGTGGCGAAGTTCACCTTCGTCATCGGCGGGTCGTACGGCGCGGGCAATTACGGCATGTGCGGCCGGGGCTTCTCGCCGCGCTTCATCTTCTCCTGGCCGTCGGCGCGCACCGCGGTGATGGGCGGCGAGCAGGCGGCGCGGGTGATGGAGATCGTGGCACGCGGCAAGGCCGCTCGCGAGGGAGGCGCCGTCGACGAGGACGCGCTCGCCAGGCAGAGCGCGATGATCCGCGGCGGCGTCGAGGCGCAGTCGGACGCGCTGTTTGCGACGGCACGGCTGTGGGACGACGGCATCATCGACCCGCGCGATACGCGGGCCGTGCTGGCGCTGTGCCTGGCGGTGGCGGCGGAAGGGGAGAGACGGGAGTTGCGGGCGAACACGTTCGGCGTGGCGAGGATGTAGAGACGACGAAACTAGTGAAGCACCCCCTCACCGTCACGCTTCGCGTGCCACCTCTCCCCCTGCCCGGGGGGAGAGGAGACGCCAATCGCGGAAGCTGCCACTCCTCGCCCCCATGAAATGGGGGAGAGGTGGATCGGGCGAAGCCCGAGACGGTGAGGGGGAAAGATCGTAGGGAGAGACCACATGAAATTCACGCCCGAACACGAGAGCCTTCGCCGCACGGTGGCGAAGTTCGTGGAGAACGAAATCAACCCGCATGTCGAGGAATGGGAGGCGGCGGAGGAGTTTCCGTCGCACGATCTGTTCAAGAAACTCGGCGATCTCGGTCTGCTCGGCATCAAATACGATCCCGACTATGGCGGGCTGGGGCTCGACTTCACCTATTCGATGGTGATGGCGGAGGAACTTGGGCTGGTGACCTGCGGCGGCGTGCCGATGGCGATCGGCGTCCACACCGACATGTGCACGCCGGCGATGAACCGCTTCGGCTCCGACCACGTGAAGCGCAATTTCCTCGCGCCGGCGATCGCCGGCGACGTCGTCGGCTGCCTCGGCGTGTCGGAACCGGGCGGCGGCTCGGACGTGGCGGCGGTGAAGACCACGGCGCGCAAGGACGGCTCGGATTACGTGATCTCCGGCACCAAGATGTGGATCACCAACGGCATGAAGGCCGACTGGTGCTGCCTGCTCGCCAATACGTCGGACGGACCGGTGCACAAGAACAAGTCGCTGATCGCCGTGCCGATGGATGCCAAGGGCATCACGCGCCAGAAAATCAAGAAGATCGGCATGAACTCGTCGGACACGGCGCAGCTGTTCTTCGACGAGGTGCGGGTGCCGCAGGCCAACATCATCGGCCAGGAGGGCTTCGGCTTCACCATGCAGATGATGCAGTTCCAGGAAGAGCGGCTGTGGGGCGCGATGAGCTCAATCAAGGGGCTCGACCGGCTGATCGACCTCACCATCGACTATACGCGCGACCGGCAGGCTTTCGGCAGATCGGTGCTCGACAACCAGGTGGTGCACTACCGGCTGGCCGAGCTGCGCACCGAGGTCGAGGCGCTCAGGGCGCTGACCTGGAGCGCGGCGGAGCAATATGTCTCCGGCAAGGACGTGACCAAGCTCGCCTCGATGGCGAAGCTCAAATGCGGGCGGCTGGCCCGCGAGGTAACGGATTCCTGCCTGCAGTACTGGGGCGGCATGGGCTACACGTTCGACAATCCGGTGAGCCGCGCCTATCGCGACACGCGGCTGGTCTCGATCGGCGGCGGCGCGGACGAGGTGATGCTGTCGATCATCTGCAAGCTGGAGGGCACGCTGCCCGGCACCGGCAACAAGGCGAAGTCGCACTGATGG
It encodes:
- the odc2 gene encoding ornithine/lysine decarboxylase yields the protein MATQRILDFLATRRPAGPCLVVDLDVVADNFRAFEKALPESKIYYAVKANPAPEILRLLASMGSSFDTASVAEVEMAMDAGAPAERISYGNTIKKERDIARAYELGIRLFAVDCVEEVEKIARVAPQAKVFCRVLTDGEGAEWPLSRKFGCVPEMAVDVLRHAKSLGLDAYGVSFHVGSQQTNLDAWDKALGDAKRVFSTLANEGIVLKMVNMGGGFPTRYLKDVPAAQAYGQAIFEALSKHFGNQIPETIIEPGRGMVGNAGVIKSEVVLISKKSANDNVRWVYLDIGKFGGLAETMDEAIRYPISTVHDGDETAPCVLAGPTCDSADVMYEKTPYPMPLSLTIGDEVLIEGTGAYTTTYSAVAFNGFEPLRAYVI
- a CDS encoding GNAT family N-acetyltransferase gives rise to the protein MNAVPAPAYAFSIVSETARDIAAREALLDRAMGPGRKRKSSEKIRRGRLPAQGLAFVACGEDGRVVGTVRLWDVAMETAPSSGASRHLLPVGEKGLATDAPSSPHRGEGGSRSEPGEGVSWGRALLLGPLAVEPSLKSAGIGSALMRHAIEEAARLGHGAILLVGDAPYYARFGFSAEKTDRLAMPGPYEKHRFLALELKAGALDGAQGVLKAAGRKAETAKVALAA
- a CDS encoding MarR family transcriptional regulator, producing MVEDVVRALGFLCLGTRFRRIGERLQADTQKIIGAYDGPVQPALHPLLAALDRLGPLGIGEISEALGITQPGATRSVSELAKMGLVAAQAPPDDQRRRVITLTEAGRAAVEQAKAAIWPRIEAAVADLCRDLPDGLLAQLAAIEDRLAERPLARRPEEE
- a CDS encoding GNAT family N-acetyltransferase, with translation MTHLLDRPIWTSLLSRHAALAEGGRLAKRYPADMSAFAAAGDETAESIAALGELAQPGGTLLLVQKETPVLPAGYAAEVRATLVQMVAGGPVAFADDERIRPLGRADAADMLELATLTKPGPFSLRAQDFGPFWGIRENGRLIAMAGQRMGQDGFRELSGVCTHPDAQGQGLGRLMSLHGARQIQEAGDTAYLHAYATNATAIRLYESIGFRLRETMNMAVMRNVE
- a CDS encoding type II toxin-antitoxin system RelE/ParE family toxin, translating into MFEVRRTETFKRWLGALRDETARLRIEARIYRLSKGNAGDVKAVGEGVFELRVDHGPGYRVYFMRQAFFVVLLLIGGDKSTQRKDIAAAIAMAKERRR
- a CDS encoding addiction module antidote protein, with protein sequence MTVKTTRWDVTESLDTDERIAGFIKVALEDGGDDPWMAASLLDDMARAIGMNEIARRTGIARELLYQALDSQNDHKKPTVSDILARVSDKLGARVKHEAAE
- a CDS encoding SCP2 sterol-binding domain-containing protein; amino-acid sequence: MSVEDIAAKMKDKVAASGFDRSVKFDLKGEGVIVIDGTSVSTTDAPADCTITISMDDFKDLIAGELNPTAAFMTGKIKVAGDMSVAMALSQIV
- a CDS encoding SDR family oxidoreductase gives rise to the protein MGYRSILRQDCFSGQTIVVTGGGSGIGRCVAHELASLGAHVVITGRKQDKLDRVVAEIAEDGGSAEARAFDIRDEEAVKAAVESIVSARGRIDGLVNNAGGQFPAPMETISKKGFDAVVANNLTGGFLVMREVFSQSMRAHGGAIVNMAADMWRGMPGMAHSGAARAGMVNLTKTAAYEWGPAGVRVNCVAPGWVASSGMDTYDGMTKALIPTLKKHVPLGRIGVEAEVSSVICFLLSPAASFIAGVTVPIDGGAPLGSALFPTAKGRGTEPFDGFHRAVVPEVLRGGEG
- a CDS encoding carboxyl transferase domain-containing protein yields the protein MPVLASAIDPRSPAFKANAEAMAGKLAKVRELEERVQQNSAARRETFEKRGQILPRERVERLLDRGAPFLEISSLAGYRMHDDDGGKNIMGGGSIAGIGVVSGKRVMITANDSGIKGGTIPPMGLRKALRLQEIALENRLPIVSLVESGGANLLYQAEMFVEGGRSFANQARLSAAGIPQIAIVHGSSTAGGAYLPGLSDYVVLVKGRSKIFLAGPPLVKAAIGEDASDEELGGADLHGRVTGLGEYVADDDVQALAFGRQILRNLNWDEVAASPGSNAPLFDADELLGIVPADDKVPFDMREVIARIVDGSDFLEFKAAYGSETVCGHAAVDGHRIGIIGNNGPIMPDGSTKAAQFIQLCDQSGTPLVFLQNTTGYMVGKQAEADGAIKHGSKMIQAVANARVAKFTFVIGGSYGAGNYGMCGRGFSPRFIFSWPSARTAVMGGEQAARVMEIVARGKAAREGGAVDEDALARQSAMIRGGVEAQSDALFATARLWDDGIIDPRDTRAVLALCLAVAAEGERRELRANTFGVARM
- a CDS encoding acyl-CoA dehydrogenase family protein: MKFTPEHESLRRTVAKFVENEINPHVEEWEAAEEFPSHDLFKKLGDLGLLGIKYDPDYGGLGLDFTYSMVMAEELGLVTCGGVPMAIGVHTDMCTPAMNRFGSDHVKRNFLAPAIAGDVVGCLGVSEPGGGSDVAAVKTTARKDGSDYVISGTKMWITNGMKADWCCLLANTSDGPVHKNKSLIAVPMDAKGITRQKIKKIGMNSSDTAQLFFDEVRVPQANIIGQEGFGFTMQMMQFQEERLWGAMSSIKGLDRLIDLTIDYTRDRQAFGRSVLDNQVVHYRLAELRTEVEALRALTWSAAEQYVSGKDVTKLASMAKLKCGRLAREVTDSCLQYWGGMGYTFDNPVSRAYRDTRLVSIGGGADEVMLSIICKLEGTLPGTGNKAKSH